The window GTACATGTATCCGAAAATTTCCAGTTATAATGTATATCTTTATTTGTATCTCTAAGACATGTAACCTTCTTAGTAAATTGATCATAATAATGCtttgtgtatatattaaaattgttacaaTACATACTTTTAAACCCTACATCACTTGGGTTTTCGCAATGTTTTTGGAGTTCATCCCTATTTACGCAGTAAACCATAAATTCAACGCACTTTTTCATGTCATCCCAAGGTTCGTCataatatttccttttacatGAAACAGAAGAATTTTTTAGTGTACcccataatttttcaataacTTGCCATGCATCAACATTAACATTTAttagtttttctttcctttgcTTGTTTAGccaataattcaaataaaaacagcAAAAGGATTTAATATTATCCTCTTGTCTTGCTATAG is drawn from Plasmodium vivax scf_4498 genomic scaffold, whole genome shotgun sequence and contains these coding sequences:
- a CDS encoding variable surface protein Vir3, truncated, putative (encoded by transcript PVX_161260A); this translates as MLKSLYSSIARQEDNIKSFCCFYLNYWLNKQRKEKLINVNVDAWQVIEKLWGTLKNSSVSCKRKYYDEPWDDMKKCVEFMVYCVNRDELQKHCENPSDVGFKSMYCNNFNIYTKHYYDQFTKKVTCLRDTNKDIHYNWKFSDTCTLHNMAKTFPKYDKSRQKIVDDTSRLPINKCEDPGDSRTINCYMLDGVPVTLEELPTIDVIPLKY